The Drechmeria coniospora strain ARSEF 6962 chromosome 02, whole genome shotgun sequence genome has a segment encoding these proteins:
- a CDS encoding TOM core complex subunit Tom6 — translation MPPKRMYVDGPGSRRAPKGFVASTYETLTSSENAAVVRSIAVFGAAVAFLSSPWGEILLPP, via the exons ATGCCTCCCAAACGCATGTACGTCGATGGCCCCGGCTCGCGCCGCGCACCAAAGGGTTTCGTTGCCTCCACCTACGAGACCCTGACCTCCTCCGAgaacgctgccgtcgtccgcAGCATTGCCGTCTTCGGG GCTGCCGTGGCCTTCCTTTCCAGCCCTTGGGGCGAGATTCTTCTGCCACCGTGA
- a CDS encoding meiotic recombination protein DMC1 — translation MAADAQPTPQVPPDGLLSPPPDLNRVPSSAASVLLPLPPPRSEPLLPGGRLEDSVRRRVEKELTNVSRRYVKRGGSPDRSDPLPGFTSFEEVCRELDSLVDVLWKTATPSLQIPLLLRLGSDFTQYVASFPPDPQFSFALLGKLDHCFASLLAGKDIDSGALLPGLQTGPQAGMSVTDMVRCRSLVEQTRLLMAEVMSHELSESGSGSGSGSEGEGNDEDDEEGMDADDAEADIYLGTARVYEKTIVQLGRRLGEPLVDENAPTNVLPSPTCPALA, via the exons atggccgccgaTGCGCAGCCGACACCCCAGGTCCCTCCCGATGGCCTTCTGTCTCCCCCCCCAGACCTCAACCGTGTCCCATCGTCCGCCGCTAGTGTCCttctgcctctgcctcccCCGAGGAGCGAACCGCTGCTTCCGGGGGGGCGTTTGGAAGACTCGGTAAGGCGTCGTGTCGAAAAGGAGCTCACAAATGTAAGCCGCCGCTACGTCAAGCGGGGCGGCAGCCCAGACAGGTCAGATCCCCTACCTGGCTTCACCAGCTTTGAAGAGGTGTGTCGGGAGCTAGACAGCCTTGTGGATGTTTTGTGGAAGACAGCAACTC CGAGCTTGCAAATACCGCTTCTCCTGCGACTCGGGAGCGACTTCACGCAATATGTTGCGTCCTTTCCTCCAGACCCGCAGTTTAGcttcgccctcctcggcaagctcgaccACTGCTTCGCcagcctcctcgccggcaaaGACATCGATTCCGGAGCGCTTCTGCCAGGCCTCCAAACGGGCCCGCAGGCAGGCATGAGCGTCACCGATATGGTCCGGTGCCGTAGTCTTGTGGAGCAGACCCGCCTTCTCATGGCCGAGGTGATGAGCCATGAGCTGAGCGAGagcggaagcggaagcggaaGTGGAAGCGAAGGCGAGGGCAacgatgaagacgacgaggaaggcatggacgccgacgatgccgaggcggacATTTACCTGGGCACGGCTCGTGTGTATGAGAAGACCATCGTTCAGCTGGGACGTCGGCTGGGAGAACCGCTGGTTGATGAGAATGCGCCCACAAACGTCCTGCCGAGCCCTACATGTCCGGCCTTGGCCTAA